In Anser cygnoides isolate HZ-2024a breed goose chromosome 23, Taihu_goose_T2T_genome, whole genome shotgun sequence, the following are encoded in one genomic region:
- the SLC45A1 gene encoding proton-associated sugar transporter A isoform X1, producing MAGSSQESYEKQGIKLFSCLLVMIPPSATTPVSDAALLPSVASQEIWRSQVPGYSGSVTQHISHRANNFKRHPKRRKYIRPSPPPPPNTPCPIDLIDFGDLQPQRSFLELLFNGCILFGLEFSYAMETAYVTPVLLQMGLPDQLYGMVWFISPILGFLLQPLLGAWSDRCTSRFGRRRPFILVLAVGALLGLSLMLNGRDIGNALSDTVNNHKWGIILTVCGVVLMDFSADSADNPSHAYMMDVCGPMDQDRGLNIHALLAGLGGGFGYVVGGIHWDKTSFGKAVGGQLRVIYVFTSIILTITTMLTLLSIPERPLGSLSGKKKVMKSPSLPLPPSPPLFFEEAVNENFASHNSAHLYASFTSPVSPLSPLTPKYGSFVSRDSSLTGINEFSSSFGTSNIDNVLIDCFTGGHNSYLALPASLPRHPVSVSFPQVPDGRYQEENGNLEQGESSITMGPDSEALTVGSLDAIKPRSSGILKRPQTLAIPDIVTGRCPENSRRRNVTFSQQVANILLDGVKYESELNGSSETSEQPLSIRLLCSTICHMPKALRNLCINHFLGWLSFEGMLLFYTDFMGEVVFQGNPKAPHNSDEYQKYNAGVTMGCWGMCIYAFSAAFYSAALEKLEERFSTRTLYFIAYLAFGLGTGLSTLSRNIYVVLSLCATYGVLFATLCTLPYSLLCDYYQSCEFTGLKAEGMRRGMGVDISLLSCQYFLAQILVALAMGPLTAAVGSASGAMYFASLVSFLGCLFSSLCVTYEPIPPAEELPPTEEQRPLLPCAQDQ from the exons ATGGCTGGGAGCTCACAGGAATCGTATGAGAAGCAAGGAATCAAGCTGTTCAG ttgcCTACTCGTGATGATTCCACCATCTGCAACAACTCCTGTCAGCGATGCTGCACTCTTGCCAAGTGTGGCTTCTCAGGAAATCTGGAGGTCGCAAGTTCCAGGCTATTCTGGATCAGTCACACAGCATATAAGTCACCGGGCCAACAACTTCAAGAGACATCCAAAAAGGCGAAAATACATTCGCCCttcgccgccgcctccgccaaATACTCCGTGTCCTATTGATCTGATTGACTTTGGGGATCTACAGCCTCAGAGGTCTTTCCTAGAACTCCTATTTAATGGGTGCATTCTCTTTGGGCTTGAGTTCAGCTATGCCATGGAAACAGCCTATGTTACACCTGTGCTGCTTCAGATGGGTCTGCCAGACCAACTGTATGGAATGGTGTGGTTCATCAGCCCTATACTag GGTTCTTGCTACAGCCTTTGCTGGGGGCCTGGAGTGACAGATGCACATCAAGATTCGGGAGGAGAAGGCCATTCATTCTGGTCTTAGCAGTAG GTGCGTTGCTTGGGCTCTCACTTATGCTGAATGGCAGAGATATTGGGAACGCCTTGTCTGACACTGTGAATAACCACAAATGGGGGATCATCCTTACAGTCTGTGGTGTCGTCCTCATGGACTTCAGTGCAGATTCGGCAGACAATCCTAGTCATGCCTACATGATGGATGTATGTGGCCCAATGGATCAAGACAGGGGCCTCAACATCCATGCTTTGTTAGCAG GTCTTGGAGGTGGCTTTGGTTATGTTGTTGGAGGAATACATTGGGATAAAACCAGTTTTGGAAAAGCTGTGGGAGGGCAACTGCGTGTCATCTATGTCTTCACCTCAATTATACTGACCATCACTACTATGCTGACTCTACTTAGTATTCCAGAAAGACCCCTAGGGTCCCTCAGCGGGAAGAAAAAGGTGATGAAGAGTCCAagtcttcctctccctccttctccacCTCTCTTCTTTGAGGAGGCTGTAAATGAAAACTTTGCTTCTCATAACTCGGCTCACTTATATGCAAGTTTTACAAGTCCTGTTTCCCCTCTCAGCCCACTCACACCCAAATATGGCAGTTTTGTCAGCAGAGACAGTTCCTTGACAGGAATTAATGAATTTTCATCGTCATTTGGGACTTCAAATATTGACAATGTGCTTATAGACTGTTTTACAGGTGGGCACAATAGTTACTTAGCACTTCCAGCTAGCTTGCCCAGACATCCTGTCAGTGTCAGCTTTCCTCAGGTACCAGATGGCCGTTAccaagaagaaaatggaaatctgGAGCAAGGGGAGAGCAGCATAACTATGGGGCCTGACAGCGAGGCACTAACAGTGGGCTCCCTGGATGCAATAAAGCCACGGTCATCAGGTATCCTGAAAAGACCTCAGACCTTGGCCATTCCAGATATTGTAACGGGACGTTGTCCAGAAAATagcagaagaagaaatgtaaCTTTCAGCCAACAG GTTGCCAATATCCTGCTGGATGGTGTTAAATATGAGAGTGAGCTGAATGGATCGAGTGAGACCTCTGAGCAACCGCTGTCCATCAGACTTCTTTGTTCAACCATCTGCCACATGCCCAAGGCTCTTCGTAACCTCTGCATCAACCACTTCCTAG GATGGCTTTCATTTGAGGGGATGTTGCTCTTCTATACTGACTTCATGGGAGAAGTAGTGTTTCAAGGGAATCCAAAAGCACCTCACAACTCAGATGAGTATCAGAAGTACAACGCTGGGGTCACCATGGGCTGCTGGGGAATGTGCATCTATGCATTCAGTGCTGCTTTCTATTCAG CTGCGCTGGAAAAGCTAGAGGAGCGGTTCAGCACACGGACACTGTACTTCATTGCGTACTTGGCCTTTGGGTTGGGTACAGGGCTGTCCACGCTGTCCAGAAACATCTATGTGGTGCTGTCACTGTGCGCTACCTATGGTGTCCTCTTCGCCACTCTCTGCACGCTGCCCTACTCCCTACTTTGCGACTACTACCAGAGCTGTGAG TTCACAGGCTTGAAGGCAGAGGGCATGCGGCGTGGGATGGGTGTTGACATCTCCCTGCTGAGCTGCCAGTACTTCTTGGCACAGATCCTGGTGGCCCTGGCCATGGGGCCACTAACGGCAGCTGTGGGCAGTGCCAGCGGTGCCATGTACTTCGCCAGCCTGGTGTCCTTCCTGGGctgcctcttctcctccctttgCGTCACCTATGAGCCGATACCACCCGCTGAGGAGCTGCCACCTACCGAGGAGCAGCGCCCACTCCTGCCATGTGCACAGGACCAATAA
- the SLC45A1 gene encoding proton-associated sugar transporter A isoform X8, which yields MRPKQDFLAGCLLVMIPPSATTPVSDAALLPSVASQEIWRSQVPGYSGSVTQHISHRANNFKRHPKRRKYIRPSPPPPPNTPCPIDLIDFGDLQPQRSFLELLFNGCILFGLEFSYAMETAYVTPVLLQMGLPDQLYGMVWFISPILGFLLQPLLGAWSDRCTSRFGRRRPFILVLAVGALLGLSLMLNGRDIGNALSDTVNNHKWGIILTVCGVVLMDFSADSADNPSHAYMMDVCGPMDQDRGLNIHALLAGLGGGFGYVVGGIHWDKTSFGKAVGGQLRVIYVFTSIILTITTMLTLLSIPERPLGSLSGKKKVMKSPSLPLPPSPPLFFEEAVNENFASHNSAHLYASFTSPVSPLSPLTPKYGSFVSRDSSLTGINEFSSSFGTSNIDNVLIDCFTGGHNSYLALPASLPRHPVSVSFPQVPDGRYQEENGNLEQGESSITMGPDSEALTVGSLDAIKPRSSGILKRPQTLAIPDIVTGRCPENSRRRNVTFSQQVANILLDGVKYESELNGSSETSEQPLSIRLLCSTICHMPKALRNLCINHFLGWLSFEGMLLFYTDFMGEVVFQGNPKAPHNSDEYQKYNAGVTMGCWGMCIYAFSAAFYSGTKCTAIPPTAVRKIHLLLKWCFCNK from the exons ttgcCTACTCGTGATGATTCCACCATCTGCAACAACTCCTGTCAGCGATGCTGCACTCTTGCCAAGTGTGGCTTCTCAGGAAATCTGGAGGTCGCAAGTTCCAGGCTATTCTGGATCAGTCACACAGCATATAAGTCACCGGGCCAACAACTTCAAGAGACATCCAAAAAGGCGAAAATACATTCGCCCttcgccgccgcctccgccaaATACTCCGTGTCCTATTGATCTGATTGACTTTGGGGATCTACAGCCTCAGAGGTCTTTCCTAGAACTCCTATTTAATGGGTGCATTCTCTTTGGGCTTGAGTTCAGCTATGCCATGGAAACAGCCTATGTTACACCTGTGCTGCTTCAGATGGGTCTGCCAGACCAACTGTATGGAATGGTGTGGTTCATCAGCCCTATACTag GGTTCTTGCTACAGCCTTTGCTGGGGGCCTGGAGTGACAGATGCACATCAAGATTCGGGAGGAGAAGGCCATTCATTCTGGTCTTAGCAGTAG GTGCGTTGCTTGGGCTCTCACTTATGCTGAATGGCAGAGATATTGGGAACGCCTTGTCTGACACTGTGAATAACCACAAATGGGGGATCATCCTTACAGTCTGTGGTGTCGTCCTCATGGACTTCAGTGCAGATTCGGCAGACAATCCTAGTCATGCCTACATGATGGATGTATGTGGCCCAATGGATCAAGACAGGGGCCTCAACATCCATGCTTTGTTAGCAG GTCTTGGAGGTGGCTTTGGTTATGTTGTTGGAGGAATACATTGGGATAAAACCAGTTTTGGAAAAGCTGTGGGAGGGCAACTGCGTGTCATCTATGTCTTCACCTCAATTATACTGACCATCACTACTATGCTGACTCTACTTAGTATTCCAGAAAGACCCCTAGGGTCCCTCAGCGGGAAGAAAAAGGTGATGAAGAGTCCAagtcttcctctccctccttctccacCTCTCTTCTTTGAGGAGGCTGTAAATGAAAACTTTGCTTCTCATAACTCGGCTCACTTATATGCAAGTTTTACAAGTCCTGTTTCCCCTCTCAGCCCACTCACACCCAAATATGGCAGTTTTGTCAGCAGAGACAGTTCCTTGACAGGAATTAATGAATTTTCATCGTCATTTGGGACTTCAAATATTGACAATGTGCTTATAGACTGTTTTACAGGTGGGCACAATAGTTACTTAGCACTTCCAGCTAGCTTGCCCAGACATCCTGTCAGTGTCAGCTTTCCTCAGGTACCAGATGGCCGTTAccaagaagaaaatggaaatctgGAGCAAGGGGAGAGCAGCATAACTATGGGGCCTGACAGCGAGGCACTAACAGTGGGCTCCCTGGATGCAATAAAGCCACGGTCATCAGGTATCCTGAAAAGACCTCAGACCTTGGCCATTCCAGATATTGTAACGGGACGTTGTCCAGAAAATagcagaagaagaaatgtaaCTTTCAGCCAACAG GTTGCCAATATCCTGCTGGATGGTGTTAAATATGAGAGTGAGCTGAATGGATCGAGTGAGACCTCTGAGCAACCGCTGTCCATCAGACTTCTTTGTTCAACCATCTGCCACATGCCCAAGGCTCTTCGTAACCTCTGCATCAACCACTTCCTAG GATGGCTTTCATTTGAGGGGATGTTGCTCTTCTATACTGACTTCATGGGAGAAGTAGTGTTTCAAGGGAATCCAAAAGCACCTCACAACTCAGATGAGTATCAGAAGTACAACGCTGGGGTCACCATGGGCTGCTGGGGAATGTGCATCTATGCATTCAGTGCTGCTTTCTATTCAGGTACTAAGTGTACAGCCATCCCACCCACTGCTGTCAGAAAGATACACCTGCTCCTTAAGTGGTGTTTCTGCAACAAGTAG
- the SLC45A1 gene encoding proton-associated sugar transporter A isoform X3 → MRPKQDFLAGCLLVMIPPSATTPVSDAALLPSVASQEIWRSQVPGYSGSVTQHISHRANNFKRHPKRRKYIRPSPPPPPNTPCPIDLIDFGDLQPQRSFLELLFNGCILFGLEFSYAMETAYVTPVLLQMGLPDQLYGMVWFISPILGFLLQPLLGAWSDRCTSRFGRRRPFILVLAVGALLGLSLMLNGRDIGNALSDTVNNHKWGIILTVCGVVLMDFSADSADNPSHAYMMDVCGPMDQDRGLNIHALLAGLGGGFGYVVGGIHWDKTSFGKAVGGQLRVIYVFTSIILTITTMLTLLSIPERPLGSLSGKKKVMKSPSLPLPPSPPLFFEEAVNENFASHNSAHLYASFTSPVSPLSPLTPKYGSFVSRDSSLTGINEFSSSFGTSNIDNVLIDCFTGGHNSYLALPASLPRHPVSVSFPQVPDGRYQEENGNLEQGESSITMGPDSEALTVGSLDAIKPRSSGILKRPQTLAIPDIVTGRCPENSRRRNVTFSQQVANILLDGVKYESELNGSSETSEQPLSIRLLCSTICHMPKALRNLCINHFLGWLSFEGMLLFYTDFMGEVVFQGNPKAPHNSDEYQKYNAGVTMGCWGMCIYAFSAAFYSAALEKLEERFSTRTLYFIAYLAFGLGTGLSTLSRNIYVVLSLCATYGVLFATLCTLPYSLLCDYYQSCEK, encoded by the exons ttgcCTACTCGTGATGATTCCACCATCTGCAACAACTCCTGTCAGCGATGCTGCACTCTTGCCAAGTGTGGCTTCTCAGGAAATCTGGAGGTCGCAAGTTCCAGGCTATTCTGGATCAGTCACACAGCATATAAGTCACCGGGCCAACAACTTCAAGAGACATCCAAAAAGGCGAAAATACATTCGCCCttcgccgccgcctccgccaaATACTCCGTGTCCTATTGATCTGATTGACTTTGGGGATCTACAGCCTCAGAGGTCTTTCCTAGAACTCCTATTTAATGGGTGCATTCTCTTTGGGCTTGAGTTCAGCTATGCCATGGAAACAGCCTATGTTACACCTGTGCTGCTTCAGATGGGTCTGCCAGACCAACTGTATGGAATGGTGTGGTTCATCAGCCCTATACTag GGTTCTTGCTACAGCCTTTGCTGGGGGCCTGGAGTGACAGATGCACATCAAGATTCGGGAGGAGAAGGCCATTCATTCTGGTCTTAGCAGTAG GTGCGTTGCTTGGGCTCTCACTTATGCTGAATGGCAGAGATATTGGGAACGCCTTGTCTGACACTGTGAATAACCACAAATGGGGGATCATCCTTACAGTCTGTGGTGTCGTCCTCATGGACTTCAGTGCAGATTCGGCAGACAATCCTAGTCATGCCTACATGATGGATGTATGTGGCCCAATGGATCAAGACAGGGGCCTCAACATCCATGCTTTGTTAGCAG GTCTTGGAGGTGGCTTTGGTTATGTTGTTGGAGGAATACATTGGGATAAAACCAGTTTTGGAAAAGCTGTGGGAGGGCAACTGCGTGTCATCTATGTCTTCACCTCAATTATACTGACCATCACTACTATGCTGACTCTACTTAGTATTCCAGAAAGACCCCTAGGGTCCCTCAGCGGGAAGAAAAAGGTGATGAAGAGTCCAagtcttcctctccctccttctccacCTCTCTTCTTTGAGGAGGCTGTAAATGAAAACTTTGCTTCTCATAACTCGGCTCACTTATATGCAAGTTTTACAAGTCCTGTTTCCCCTCTCAGCCCACTCACACCCAAATATGGCAGTTTTGTCAGCAGAGACAGTTCCTTGACAGGAATTAATGAATTTTCATCGTCATTTGGGACTTCAAATATTGACAATGTGCTTATAGACTGTTTTACAGGTGGGCACAATAGTTACTTAGCACTTCCAGCTAGCTTGCCCAGACATCCTGTCAGTGTCAGCTTTCCTCAGGTACCAGATGGCCGTTAccaagaagaaaatggaaatctgGAGCAAGGGGAGAGCAGCATAACTATGGGGCCTGACAGCGAGGCACTAACAGTGGGCTCCCTGGATGCAATAAAGCCACGGTCATCAGGTATCCTGAAAAGACCTCAGACCTTGGCCATTCCAGATATTGTAACGGGACGTTGTCCAGAAAATagcagaagaagaaatgtaaCTTTCAGCCAACAG GTTGCCAATATCCTGCTGGATGGTGTTAAATATGAGAGTGAGCTGAATGGATCGAGTGAGACCTCTGAGCAACCGCTGTCCATCAGACTTCTTTGTTCAACCATCTGCCACATGCCCAAGGCTCTTCGTAACCTCTGCATCAACCACTTCCTAG GATGGCTTTCATTTGAGGGGATGTTGCTCTTCTATACTGACTTCATGGGAGAAGTAGTGTTTCAAGGGAATCCAAAAGCACCTCACAACTCAGATGAGTATCAGAAGTACAACGCTGGGGTCACCATGGGCTGCTGGGGAATGTGCATCTATGCATTCAGTGCTGCTTTCTATTCAG CTGCGCTGGAAAAGCTAGAGGAGCGGTTCAGCACACGGACACTGTACTTCATTGCGTACTTGGCCTTTGGGTTGGGTACAGGGCTGTCCACGCTGTCCAGAAACATCTATGTGGTGCTGTCACTGTGCGCTACCTATGGTGTCCTCTTCGCCACTCTCTGCACGCTGCCCTACTCCCTACTTTGCGACTACTACCAGAGCTGTGAG aaatga
- the SLC45A1 gene encoding proton-associated sugar transporter A isoform X7 has product MRPKQDFLAGCLLVMIPPSATTPVSDAALLPSVASQEIWRSQVPGYSGSVTQHISHRANNFKRHPKRRKYIRPSPPPPPNTPCPIDLIDFGDLQPQRSFLELLFNGCILFGLEFSYAMETAYVTPVLLQMGLPDQLYGMVWFISPILGFLLQPLLGAWSDRCTSRFGRRRPFILVLAVGALLGLSLMLNGRDIGNALSDTVNNHKWGIILTVCGVVLMDFSADSADNPSHAYMMDVCGPMDQDRGLNIHALLAGLGGGFGYVVGGIHWDKTSFGKAVGGQLRVIYVFTSIILTITTMLTLLSIPERPLGSLSGKKKVMKSPSLPLPPSPPLFFEEAVNENFASHNSAHLYASFTSPVSPLSPLTPKYGSFVSRDSSLTGINEFSSSFGTSNIDNVLIDCFTGGHNSYLALPASLPRHPVSVSFPQVPDGRYQEENGNLEQGESSITMGPDSEALTVGSLDAIKPRSSGILKRPQTLAIPDIVTGRCPENSRRRNVTFSQQVANILLDGVKYESELNGSSETSEQPLSIRLLCSTICHMPKALRNLCINHFLGWLSFEGMLLFYTDFMGEVVFQGNPKAPHNSDEYQKYNAGVTMGCWGMCIYAFSAAFYSEMTGRSLLNCELQCDVYLLESRHFKYSKSASCCLEDA; this is encoded by the exons ttgcCTACTCGTGATGATTCCACCATCTGCAACAACTCCTGTCAGCGATGCTGCACTCTTGCCAAGTGTGGCTTCTCAGGAAATCTGGAGGTCGCAAGTTCCAGGCTATTCTGGATCAGTCACACAGCATATAAGTCACCGGGCCAACAACTTCAAGAGACATCCAAAAAGGCGAAAATACATTCGCCCttcgccgccgcctccgccaaATACTCCGTGTCCTATTGATCTGATTGACTTTGGGGATCTACAGCCTCAGAGGTCTTTCCTAGAACTCCTATTTAATGGGTGCATTCTCTTTGGGCTTGAGTTCAGCTATGCCATGGAAACAGCCTATGTTACACCTGTGCTGCTTCAGATGGGTCTGCCAGACCAACTGTATGGAATGGTGTGGTTCATCAGCCCTATACTag GGTTCTTGCTACAGCCTTTGCTGGGGGCCTGGAGTGACAGATGCACATCAAGATTCGGGAGGAGAAGGCCATTCATTCTGGTCTTAGCAGTAG GTGCGTTGCTTGGGCTCTCACTTATGCTGAATGGCAGAGATATTGGGAACGCCTTGTCTGACACTGTGAATAACCACAAATGGGGGATCATCCTTACAGTCTGTGGTGTCGTCCTCATGGACTTCAGTGCAGATTCGGCAGACAATCCTAGTCATGCCTACATGATGGATGTATGTGGCCCAATGGATCAAGACAGGGGCCTCAACATCCATGCTTTGTTAGCAG GTCTTGGAGGTGGCTTTGGTTATGTTGTTGGAGGAATACATTGGGATAAAACCAGTTTTGGAAAAGCTGTGGGAGGGCAACTGCGTGTCATCTATGTCTTCACCTCAATTATACTGACCATCACTACTATGCTGACTCTACTTAGTATTCCAGAAAGACCCCTAGGGTCCCTCAGCGGGAAGAAAAAGGTGATGAAGAGTCCAagtcttcctctccctccttctccacCTCTCTTCTTTGAGGAGGCTGTAAATGAAAACTTTGCTTCTCATAACTCGGCTCACTTATATGCAAGTTTTACAAGTCCTGTTTCCCCTCTCAGCCCACTCACACCCAAATATGGCAGTTTTGTCAGCAGAGACAGTTCCTTGACAGGAATTAATGAATTTTCATCGTCATTTGGGACTTCAAATATTGACAATGTGCTTATAGACTGTTTTACAGGTGGGCACAATAGTTACTTAGCACTTCCAGCTAGCTTGCCCAGACATCCTGTCAGTGTCAGCTTTCCTCAGGTACCAGATGGCCGTTAccaagaagaaaatggaaatctgGAGCAAGGGGAGAGCAGCATAACTATGGGGCCTGACAGCGAGGCACTAACAGTGGGCTCCCTGGATGCAATAAAGCCACGGTCATCAGGTATCCTGAAAAGACCTCAGACCTTGGCCATTCCAGATATTGTAACGGGACGTTGTCCAGAAAATagcagaagaagaaatgtaaCTTTCAGCCAACAG GTTGCCAATATCCTGCTGGATGGTGTTAAATATGAGAGTGAGCTGAATGGATCGAGTGAGACCTCTGAGCAACCGCTGTCCATCAGACTTCTTTGTTCAACCATCTGCCACATGCCCAAGGCTCTTCGTAACCTCTGCATCAACCACTTCCTAG GATGGCTTTCATTTGAGGGGATGTTGCTCTTCTATACTGACTTCATGGGAGAAGTAGTGTTTCAAGGGAATCCAAAAGCACCTCACAACTCAGATGAGTATCAGAAGTACAACGCTGGGGTCACCATGGGCTGCTGGGGAATGTGCATCTATGCATTCAGTGCTGCTTTCTATTCAG aaatgactgggaggtcactgtTGAACTGTGAGCTGCAATGTGATGTTTACCTTTTGGAATCCAGACACTTCAAATATTCTAAATCTGCGAGCTGCTGTTTAGAAGATGCATGA
- the SLC45A1 gene encoding proton-associated sugar transporter A isoform X4, translating to MRPKQDFLAGCLLVMIPPSATTPVSDAALLPSVASQEIWRSQVPGYSGSVTQHISHRANNFKRHPKRRKYIRPSPPPPPNTPCPIDLIDFGDLQPQRSFLELLFNGCILFGLEFSYAMETAYVTPVLLQMGLPDQLYGMVWFISPILGFLLQPLLGAWSDRCTSRFGRRRPFILVLAVGALLGLSLMLNGRDIGNALSDTVNNHKWGIILTVCGVVLMDFSADSADNPSHAYMMDVCGPMDQDRGLNIHALLAGLGGGFGYVVGGIHWDKTSFGKAVGGQLRVIYVFTSIILTITTMLTLLSIPERPLGSLSGKKKVMKSPSLPLPPSPPLFFEEAVNENFASHNSAHLYASFTSPVSPLSPLTPKYGSFVSRDSSLTGINEFSSSFGTSNIDNVLIDCFTGGHNSYLALPASLPRHPVSVSFPQVPDGRYQEENGNLEQGESSITMGPDSEALTVGSLDAIKPRSSGILKRPQTLAIPDIVTGRCPENSRRRNVTFSQQVANILLDGVKYESELNGSSETSEQPLSIRLLCSTICHMPKALRNLCINHFLGWLSFEGMLLFYTDFMGEVVFQGNPKAPHNSDEYQKYNAGVTMGCWGMCIYAFSAAFYSAALEKLEERFSTRTLYFIAYLAFGLGTGLSTLSRNIYVVLSLCATYGVLFATLCTLPYSLLCDYYQSCEFTGLKAEGMRRGMGVDISLLSCQYFLAQILVALAMGPLTAAVGSASGAMYFASLVSFLGCLFSSLCVTYEPIPPAEELPPTEEQRPLLPCAQDQ from the exons ttgcCTACTCGTGATGATTCCACCATCTGCAACAACTCCTGTCAGCGATGCTGCACTCTTGCCAAGTGTGGCTTCTCAGGAAATCTGGAGGTCGCAAGTTCCAGGCTATTCTGGATCAGTCACACAGCATATAAGTCACCGGGCCAACAACTTCAAGAGACATCCAAAAAGGCGAAAATACATTCGCCCttcgccgccgcctccgccaaATACTCCGTGTCCTATTGATCTGATTGACTTTGGGGATCTACAGCCTCAGAGGTCTTTCCTAGAACTCCTATTTAATGGGTGCATTCTCTTTGGGCTTGAGTTCAGCTATGCCATGGAAACAGCCTATGTTACACCTGTGCTGCTTCAGATGGGTCTGCCAGACCAACTGTATGGAATGGTGTGGTTCATCAGCCCTATACTag GGTTCTTGCTACAGCCTTTGCTGGGGGCCTGGAGTGACAGATGCACATCAAGATTCGGGAGGAGAAGGCCATTCATTCTGGTCTTAGCAGTAG GTGCGTTGCTTGGGCTCTCACTTATGCTGAATGGCAGAGATATTGGGAACGCCTTGTCTGACACTGTGAATAACCACAAATGGGGGATCATCCTTACAGTCTGTGGTGTCGTCCTCATGGACTTCAGTGCAGATTCGGCAGACAATCCTAGTCATGCCTACATGATGGATGTATGTGGCCCAATGGATCAAGACAGGGGCCTCAACATCCATGCTTTGTTAGCAG GTCTTGGAGGTGGCTTTGGTTATGTTGTTGGAGGAATACATTGGGATAAAACCAGTTTTGGAAAAGCTGTGGGAGGGCAACTGCGTGTCATCTATGTCTTCACCTCAATTATACTGACCATCACTACTATGCTGACTCTACTTAGTATTCCAGAAAGACCCCTAGGGTCCCTCAGCGGGAAGAAAAAGGTGATGAAGAGTCCAagtcttcctctccctccttctccacCTCTCTTCTTTGAGGAGGCTGTAAATGAAAACTTTGCTTCTCATAACTCGGCTCACTTATATGCAAGTTTTACAAGTCCTGTTTCCCCTCTCAGCCCACTCACACCCAAATATGGCAGTTTTGTCAGCAGAGACAGTTCCTTGACAGGAATTAATGAATTTTCATCGTCATTTGGGACTTCAAATATTGACAATGTGCTTATAGACTGTTTTACAGGTGGGCACAATAGTTACTTAGCACTTCCAGCTAGCTTGCCCAGACATCCTGTCAGTGTCAGCTTTCCTCAGGTACCAGATGGCCGTTAccaagaagaaaatggaaatctgGAGCAAGGGGAGAGCAGCATAACTATGGGGCCTGACAGCGAGGCACTAACAGTGGGCTCCCTGGATGCAATAAAGCCACGGTCATCAGGTATCCTGAAAAGACCTCAGACCTTGGCCATTCCAGATATTGTAACGGGACGTTGTCCAGAAAATagcagaagaagaaatgtaaCTTTCAGCCAACAG GTTGCCAATATCCTGCTGGATGGTGTTAAATATGAGAGTGAGCTGAATGGATCGAGTGAGACCTCTGAGCAACCGCTGTCCATCAGACTTCTTTGTTCAACCATCTGCCACATGCCCAAGGCTCTTCGTAACCTCTGCATCAACCACTTCCTAG GATGGCTTTCATTTGAGGGGATGTTGCTCTTCTATACTGACTTCATGGGAGAAGTAGTGTTTCAAGGGAATCCAAAAGCACCTCACAACTCAGATGAGTATCAGAAGTACAACGCTGGGGTCACCATGGGCTGCTGGGGAATGTGCATCTATGCATTCAGTGCTGCTTTCTATTCAG CTGCGCTGGAAAAGCTAGAGGAGCGGTTCAGCACACGGACACTGTACTTCATTGCGTACTTGGCCTTTGGGTTGGGTACAGGGCTGTCCACGCTGTCCAGAAACATCTATGTGGTGCTGTCACTGTGCGCTACCTATGGTGTCCTCTTCGCCACTCTCTGCACGCTGCCCTACTCCCTACTTTGCGACTACTACCAGAGCTGTGAG TTCACAGGCTTGAAGGCAGAGGGCATGCGGCGTGGGATGGGTGTTGACATCTCCCTGCTGAGCTGCCAGTACTTCTTGGCACAGATCCTGGTGGCCCTGGCCATGGGGCCACTAACGGCAGCTGTGGGCAGTGCCAGCGGTGCCATGTACTTCGCCAGCCTGGTGTCCTTCCTGGGctgcctcttctcctccctttgCGTCACCTATGAGCCGATACCACCCGCTGAGGAGCTGCCACCTACCGAGGAGCAGCGCCCACTCCTGCCATGTGCACAGGACCAATAA